One window from the genome of Dyadobacter sp. CECT 9275 encodes:
- the ligA gene encoding NAD-dependent DNA ligase LigA, with the protein MTPVQKIQQLSQKIEYYNSKYYQDSISEISDFDFDQLLAELKELEDKHPEYRLPDSPTQRVGGTITKNFNTVYHRFPMLSLDNTYNEQELRNFDDRVRRGLDGEAYEYICELKFDGISLSFTYENGVLVRGVTRGDGTRGDEITNNIKTIRSLPLRVKSDTLPAIFEIRGEGFMPLSSFQKLNAEMESLGENLYANPRNAASGSFKLQDSGETARRGLDCYIYSFLSEKEVFASHEESLLALKGWGFNISPGWRKVQTIDEVIAFIHEWEDKRGTLPLATDGIVVKINSFEQQRELGFTAKSPRWAIAFKYKAENKPAILRSVNYQVGRTGAVTPVANLSDITERDMTYNKVRGVHLSGTQVKRATLHNANELERLDIRVGDTVFVEKSGEIIPKITGVDVSQRALFPTEPIVFPVTCPECGSALQRNEGEVAFFCPNDSHCPPQLKGRIEHFIHRKAMNIESLGEGKIELLFDLGMVMTPADLYDLTYEKLLGLEKNILNEETGKIKKISFREKTVENILNGIALSKTVPFKNVLFALGIRFVGATVAEKLAAYFKSIDAIRSATYEQLIAVPEIGGRIAQSIESYFSVPENQQLIERLRVAGVQMESDEKPVEIESNVLEGKTFVISGVFENFERDDLKDKIEVNGGKVLSGVSGKLNYLLAGANMGPAKLEKARKLGVTIISEAEFLEMIQV; encoded by the coding sequence ATGACACCCGTGCAAAAAATACAGCAACTAAGCCAAAAGATAGAATACTACAACTCAAAGTATTACCAGGACAGTATCTCTGAAATATCGGATTTTGACTTCGATCAGCTGCTGGCTGAGCTGAAAGAGCTCGAAGACAAACACCCCGAGTACCGCCTGCCGGATTCGCCCACGCAGCGGGTGGGTGGAACGATCACTAAAAATTTCAATACGGTATACCATCGTTTCCCGATGTTATCACTGGACAATACCTATAATGAGCAGGAACTGCGGAATTTCGACGATAGGGTCCGCCGTGGCCTGGACGGTGAGGCCTATGAATATATCTGCGAACTGAAATTTGACGGTATTTCCCTCAGTTTTACCTACGAAAACGGTGTGCTCGTTCGGGGAGTAACCCGGGGAGACGGGACCCGTGGAGATGAAATTACCAACAATATTAAGACGATCCGCTCTTTGCCGCTGCGTGTGAAATCGGACACGCTTCCTGCGATTTTTGAAATCAGGGGTGAAGGTTTTATGCCGCTGAGTTCCTTCCAGAAACTCAATGCCGAGATGGAGTCGCTGGGGGAAAATCTTTATGCCAATCCCAGAAATGCAGCGTCAGGCTCTTTTAAATTGCAGGATTCGGGAGAAACCGCAAGGCGCGGACTGGATTGTTACATTTATTCTTTTTTGAGTGAGAAGGAAGTTTTTGCTTCGCATGAGGAAAGTTTGCTGGCTTTGAAGGGCTGGGGGTTTAACATCTCCCCCGGATGGCGTAAGGTACAGACTATAGACGAGGTCATTGCATTTATTCATGAGTGGGAAGACAAAAGGGGTACTCTTCCATTGGCAACCGATGGTATCGTTGTCAAGATCAATTCGTTTGAGCAGCAAAGGGAACTTGGTTTTACTGCCAAAAGCCCGCGCTGGGCAATTGCTTTCAAATACAAGGCCGAAAATAAGCCCGCTATTTTACGCTCCGTAAATTACCAGGTAGGACGGACGGGTGCTGTAACTCCGGTAGCTAACCTGAGTGATATCACCGAAAGAGATATGACTTACAATAAAGTGCGAGGTGTGCATTTGTCTGGCACGCAGGTGAAAAGGGCCACCCTGCACAATGCTAACGAGCTGGAACGACTGGATATACGGGTTGGAGATACTGTTTTTGTGGAAAAAAGTGGAGAGATTATTCCGAAAATAACCGGAGTGGACGTATCCCAGAGAGCATTATTTCCTACGGAGCCCATTGTTTTCCCGGTAACATGTCCCGAATGCGGCTCTGCGCTGCAGAGAAATGAAGGAGAAGTAGCGTTTTTTTGTCCTAATGACAGCCACTGTCCGCCGCAGCTGAAAGGCCGTATTGAGCATTTTATCCACAGAAAGGCCATGAATATTGAAAGTCTTGGCGAAGGGAAAATAGAGCTGTTGTTTGACCTGGGAATGGTGATGACACCGGCTGATTTATATGATCTTACCTACGAAAAGCTGCTGGGTCTTGAGAAAAATATCCTGAACGAAGAAACAGGGAAAATTAAGAAGATAAGTTTCCGGGAAAAGACAGTTGAAAATATCCTGAATGGTATAGCATTGTCCAAAACGGTACCCTTTAAGAATGTACTCTTTGCACTGGGTATACGGTTTGTGGGTGCTACCGTGGCTGAAAAACTAGCTGCATATTTCAAATCAATTGACGCGATCAGATCTGCCACCTATGAACAGCTGATTGCCGTCCCGGAAATAGGGGGGAGAATAGCGCAGAGTATCGAATCCTATTTCAGTGTACCCGAGAACCAGCAGTTGATTGAAAGGCTTCGCGTGGCAGGTGTTCAGATGGAAAGCGATGAAAAGCCGGTTGAAATTGAGAGTAATGTATTGGAAGGAAAGACATTTGTAATTTCGGGCGTATTCGAGAATTTTGAAAGGGATGATCTGAAAGATAAAATCGAAGTCAACGGCGGCAAAGTCTTAAGCGGCGTATCAGGTAAACTGAATTATCTGCTGGCTGGAGCCAACATGGGGCCTGCCAAACTTGAAAAGGCGCGGAAACTTGGTGTAACGATCATTTCTGAAGCGGAATTTCTGGAGATGATACAAGTCTGA
- a CDS encoding Uma2 family endonuclease, which yields MLGNAQTALQEWDLTQIINGKEITSPSPKIYHQKISRKLQRLLEQYVEKHDLGEIYNAPLDVILEENVNRLQPDLIFVSHANRDIIQDWLRGVPDLLVEIVSKSTFQLDTKEKKEIYEKYGVKEYWIVFPEFKKIEVYQLTKNGYILFNAATGTENLKSNMLAGLTFPASIIFE from the coding sequence ATGCTTGGTAACGCACAAACGGCTTTGCAGGAATGGGACCTGACTCAAATCATCAACGGCAAAGAAATCACATCCCCAAGTCCTAAAATTTATCATCAGAAAATATCCAGAAAACTCCAGAGATTACTGGAGCAGTATGTTGAAAAACATGATCTGGGAGAGATTTACAATGCTCCTCTTGATGTTATTCTTGAAGAAAATGTTAATCGCCTTCAGCCCGACCTGATTTTTGTAAGCCATGCCAACCGGGACATCATTCAGGACTGGCTGCGGGGCGTCCCCGATCTTCTTGTAGAAATTGTCTCTAAAAGTACGTTTCAGTTAGATACCAAAGAGAAAAAGGAAATTTATGAAAAGTACGGCGTGAAGGAATACTGGATTGTGTTTCCCGAATTTAAAAAGATAGAAGTATACCAGTTGACAAAAAACGGATATATCCTTTTTAACGCTGCTACCGGAACCGAAAACCTGAAGTCCAATATGCTGGCAGGGTTAACTTTCCCTGCCAGCATCATCTTTGAATAA
- a CDS encoding ligand-binding sensor domain-containing protein, with protein sequence MKKLFTIRVTQRTSVAGFFLILFFILISCKKDNVSGEADRFSLPREVSEVILRDYHIISIAFDPAGTAWLGTLRQGLLKYERNQVTVFDSSNSVLTNAAIWDIEVDKKGNVWLGTDALVKVKNSEFTRYEAGQFNLPKNPVFSVEIDSADNIWFTCASFRSGGLVKYDGSRFTIFTPENSQLPAHLISSLAMDKSDNLWLTVNESVSSATLARLSGNRWHLYGPEKIGFSPYYYGNVVVDSQGDIVASLDYGLSSTFVPQRPQAFRFNGQKAEILKLPNENSVVYATKQVFFDKEDRLWVSFYGGEKEYAVFSNKKWTFHDLPGEGVFAFGEKPTGEMWLGTGKGVCILK encoded by the coding sequence ATGAAAAAACTTTTTACGATCCGAGTGACGCAACGTACATCGGTTGCCGGCTTTTTCCTGATCCTCTTTTTTATTCTTATATCCTGCAAAAAGGATAACGTTTCCGGTGAAGCGGACCGGTTCAGTTTACCAAGGGAAGTTTCCGAAGTCATTCTGAGGGATTATCATATTATTTCCATTGCATTTGATCCTGCCGGTACGGCATGGCTCGGTACACTCCGACAAGGTCTTTTAAAATATGAGCGAAATCAGGTAACCGTTTTTGATTCGTCCAACTCCGTTTTGACAAACGCCGCTATCTGGGATATTGAGGTAGATAAAAAAGGGAATGTCTGGCTGGGAACCGATGCGTTGGTCAAAGTAAAAAATTCTGAATTTACAAGATACGAGGCGGGGCAGTTTAACCTGCCCAAAAATCCCGTGTTTTCCGTCGAGATCGATTCCGCCGACAACATTTGGTTTACCTGTGCAAGTTTCAGAAGCGGTGGGTTGGTTAAATACGATGGCAGCCGCTTTACCATTTTTACGCCCGAAAATTCTCAGCTTCCGGCTCACCTGATTTCCAGTCTCGCTATGGATAAGTCAGACAATCTCTGGCTCACCGTCAATGAAAGTGTTTCCAGTGCAACCCTGGCACGTTTGTCTGGCAACAGATGGCATTTGTACGGGCCGGAAAAGATCGGGTTTAGCCCTTATTATTATGGGAATGTGGTTGTTGATAGCCAAGGGGATATCGTTGCATCACTGGATTACGGTCTTTCCAGTACTTTCGTACCGCAACGCCCGCAAGCTTTCAGGTTTAACGGGCAAAAGGCCGAAATACTGAAATTACCCAATGAAAATTCTGTTGTTTACGCTACGAAACAGGTTTTTTTCGATAAAGAGGATCGTTTATGGGTTTCATTTTATGGTGGAGAGAAGGAATATGCGGTTTTCAGCAATAAAAAATGGACTTTCCATGACCTGCCAGGCGAAGGCGTATTTGCGTTCGGTGAAAAGCCGACGGGTGAAATGTGGCTGGGAACGGGAAAGGGTGTTTGCATTCTGAAATAA
- the rpe gene encoding ribulose-phosphate 3-epimerase: MPAIAPSVLAADFANLQRDIAMLNSSEAEYIHVDIMDGMFVPNISFGIPVCEAIHRHATKPLDVHLMIEQPDRYLPAFRKAGASILTVHYEACPHLHRTVQHIKELGALAGIALNPHTPVELLSEILSDVSLILIMSVNPGFGGQKFIENSYHKIAKLDQLRKEKGYTFKIEVDGGVNLDNAALLAQSGADILVAGSFVFSAGDPSGTISKLKNVSQV, from the coding sequence ATGCCTGCAATAGCTCCTTCCGTACTCGCCGCAGATTTTGCCAATCTGCAGCGTGACATAGCAATGCTCAATAGCAGCGAAGCTGAATATATCCATGTCGACATTATGGATGGTATGTTCGTGCCCAACATTTCGTTTGGTATCCCGGTTTGTGAGGCCATCCACCGCCATGCAACCAAACCACTGGATGTACATCTGATGATTGAACAGCCAGACAGATACCTTCCCGCTTTCCGGAAAGCGGGGGCGTCCATACTGACGGTTCATTACGAGGCCTGTCCGCACCTGCACCGTACGGTACAACACATTAAGGAACTAGGTGCGCTTGCCGGCATTGCACTGAACCCGCATACACCTGTAGAACTGCTGTCGGAAATATTGTCAGATGTTTCATTGATACTGATCATGTCTGTAAATCCTGGCTTTGGCGGGCAAAAATTCATTGAAAACTCCTATCATAAAATTGCAAAGCTTGACCAGCTCAGGAAAGAAAAAGGATATACATTCAAAATTGAAGTGGATGGCGGGGTAAACCTGGACAACGCTGCGCTGCTTGCCCAAAGCGGTGCTGATATCCTGGTTGCCGGAAGTTTTGTTTTCAGCGCCGGGGATCCGTCCGGGACCATATCAAAACTCAAAAATGTTTCGCAGGTATGA
- a CDS encoding apiosidase-like domain-containing protein: MISRFACLFLIISGFSAVQAIDHSEQPIPDKFPLRVSIDGRHIEDASGMPFLMVADVAWQLLRKLSYEDGVKYFDIRKSQSFNTVLVQVLPGLPTQRNFYKTAPFINNDISKPDKAYFDHLEKIVAAASTRQLAIGLVITGKNWNTLFETQGAEAGTLYGSYLAGRLAKYENVIWIINDELSENGGNAKSVASAVRTRNAGRIIASLATCSPTAENDKVSPTDMKFVIPDSTVTVSEYASLAAWQKTIWENNRQPFLIANSEFPREITDQSALIRNQAYQSIMSSAAGFCHQSTIKNFHPTWKVNILRDGAEYIQHFVKILKGIPWEYMRPESESGMLPDSADKAQVGVFALSNKRMAMLYLPETRSIKVDFKQLTGNQFRAVWYSPRTGKRWPGAEYESVSDAIISPPDRQPEWDWILLIGAKN, from the coding sequence ATGATTTCCCGTTTCGCTTGTCTTTTTCTGATCATTTCCGGTTTTAGCGCCGTTCAGGCAATTGATCATAGCGAACAACCGATACCGGACAAATTCCCCCTCAGGGTAAGCATAGACGGACGGCATATTGAAGATGCCTCAGGTATGCCTTTTCTGATGGTGGCCGATGTGGCCTGGCAGCTTTTGCGGAAACTTAGTTATGAAGATGGTGTAAAGTATTTTGACATACGGAAATCGCAGTCTTTCAATACCGTACTGGTTCAGGTACTTCCGGGCCTGCCCACGCAACGGAATTTTTATAAGACCGCTCCATTTATCAACAATGATATCTCAAAACCCGACAAGGCATACTTTGATCATCTTGAAAAAATTGTGGCCGCGGCCAGTACACGTCAGCTGGCAATAGGGCTTGTGATAACAGGAAAAAACTGGAATACCCTTTTTGAAACTCAGGGAGCAGAAGCAGGTACCCTGTACGGAAGTTACCTTGCCGGACGGCTCGCCAAATATGAAAATGTGATCTGGATCATCAACGATGAGTTATCCGAAAACGGCGGAAACGCCAAATCCGTTGCAAGTGCCGTCAGGACCCGAAATGCGGGGAGAATCATTGCATCACTCGCCACCTGCTCACCCACGGCCGAAAACGACAAAGTTTCCCCTACGGATATGAAGTTTGTAATCCCCGATTCCACCGTTACGGTTTCTGAGTATGCATCACTGGCTGCCTGGCAAAAAACGATCTGGGAAAATAACCGCCAGCCCTTTCTGATTGCCAACTCCGAATTCCCAAGAGAAATAACGGACCAGTCGGCGCTGATCAGGAACCAAGCCTATCAATCCATTATGAGCTCAGCGGCAGGTTTTTGTCATCAAAGTACGATTAAAAATTTCCACCCGACCTGGAAAGTTAATATCCTCCGGGACGGTGCGGAGTATATCCAGCATTTTGTTAAAATACTGAAAGGGATCCCCTGGGAATATATGCGCCCCGAAAGTGAATCCGGCATGCTGCCCGATTCGGCAGACAAGGCTCAGGTTGGGGTATTTGCACTGTCCAATAAAAGAATGGCTATGCTTTATCTGCCCGAAACGCGCAGTATTAAAGTGGATTTCAAACAGCTCACGGGTAACCAGTTCAGGGCGGTGTGGTATAGCCCGCGTACCGGCAAGCGGTGGCCAGGCGCTGAATACGAATCCGTGTCCGATGCCATCATTTCCCCACCCGACAGGCAGCCCGAATGGGACTGGATTCTGCTGATCGGAGCAAAAAACTGA
- a CDS encoding OmpA family protein, translated as MKILKLTFKTSILFWMLVSNPLSAQNVLWADKVLGFSSEFRPLIYGSGYRTKQILGAPNKLPAYGDSPCAWSPADPDGYNEEWIKVGFEKAIPLKQVAVGENFNPGAIYKIYGYDTSGKEYLLTENKPGPVAEKSRMYRIFPTYNDILCNAVKIVLLPSKVSGFNQIDAIGISSDTKPIEASINLAAQASKDFKRENMGKAINSRSLEVAPVISSDGNTLYFTRSNHAQNIGIPGNQDIWYSRLGKNNQWSEAVNIGPPLNNADNNAITSISSDGKKVYLINKYKPDGTMEFGFSYSVATKTGWGFPQEIRIPNLNIDKKHGDMEIAVSPHGNVLLVSFQRPDTEGQRDLYVCFLKSDDTWSDPVNIGNKVNSAADEGSPFLALDNKTLYFASHGHSGYGEADLFVTRRLDDTWIHWSEPENLGPAINSPEWDGYFNIPAAGDYGYFCSGANTLGQEDIFRIRLIPEIKPEPVAIITGQIYEAETNKPIEAEVVAEMKSGNDIFTKVNYQPASGEFKLILPLKDIYTFSASQKGYFPVIEEIDLSTETGFRNIRKNIYLQPLKGGQQIRLSNTLFSQSSSEVTPTTFKELDKIVTTMATYPNMEILLEGHTDNVGEIQKNIQLSEDRVNEVKKYLISKGIDASRIQTKAWGPSKPIASNLTEVSRQKNRRVEFTILKI; from the coding sequence ATGAAAATTTTAAAACTTACATTTAAGACCTCAATCCTGTTTTGGATGCTCGTCAGCAACCCTTTAAGTGCTCAGAATGTATTATGGGCAGATAAAGTACTGGGATTTTCATCAGAATTCAGGCCGCTGATTTATGGCAGCGGATACCGAACAAAGCAGATACTGGGTGCCCCCAACAAGCTTCCGGCTTATGGAGACAGCCCCTGCGCATGGTCTCCGGCTGACCCCGACGGCTATAATGAAGAATGGATTAAAGTAGGATTTGAAAAAGCGATACCTTTGAAACAGGTAGCCGTAGGAGAAAATTTTAACCCGGGAGCTATCTACAAAATATACGGTTATGATACTTCTGGAAAAGAATACCTTTTAACCGAAAACAAACCGGGCCCGGTTGCGGAAAAAAGCAGGATGTACCGAATTTTCCCAACTTACAACGATATCCTTTGCAACGCAGTAAAAATTGTTTTGCTGCCTTCAAAAGTCTCAGGTTTTAACCAGATTGACGCCATTGGAATTTCCTCAGATACCAAGCCGATTGAGGCAAGTATCAACCTGGCAGCGCAGGCCTCCAAAGATTTTAAGCGGGAAAATATGGGCAAGGCTATCAACAGCCGCAGCCTTGAAGTAGCGCCCGTCATCTCTTCAGACGGTAATACGCTCTATTTTACCCGTAGCAATCATGCACAGAATATAGGTATTCCGGGTAATCAGGATATCTGGTACTCCAGGCTGGGAAAGAACAACCAATGGTCCGAAGCCGTTAACATAGGTCCGCCGCTGAATAACGCTGACAACAATGCCATCACGAGTATCTCTTCGGATGGCAAAAAGGTATATCTGATTAATAAATATAAACCTGATGGTACCATGGAGTTCGGGTTTTCGTACTCCGTGGCCACCAAAACTGGCTGGGGTTTCCCTCAAGAGATCAGAATACCTAACCTGAATATTGACAAAAAACATGGAGATATGGAGATCGCCGTATCTCCGCATGGCAATGTACTGCTGGTTTCGTTTCAACGGCCAGACACCGAAGGACAAAGAGATCTATATGTGTGTTTTCTGAAGTCGGATGATACCTGGTCGGATCCGGTGAACATCGGCAACAAGGTCAACTCAGCCGCTGACGAAGGCTCTCCGTTTCTGGCCCTGGATAACAAAACACTGTATTTTGCATCCCACGGGCACAGTGGTTATGGCGAGGCCGACCTGTTTGTAACGCGACGCCTGGATGATACCTGGATACACTGGTCCGAACCCGAAAACCTTGGCCCGGCCATCAACAGTCCGGAATGGGACGGATATTTTAATATCCCGGCCGCAGGTGACTACGGTTATTTCTGTTCGGGTGCCAATACACTGGGCCAGGAAGATATTTTCAGGATACGGTTAATACCCGAGATCAAACCGGAACCGGTAGCCATTATTACCGGCCAGATCTACGAGGCGGAAACCAACAAACCCATTGAGGCAGAAGTGGTGGCCGAAATGAAATCTGGCAACGACATTTTCACAAAGGTGAATTATCAGCCAGCAAGCGGTGAGTTTAAGCTGATATTACCCCTGAAAGACATCTATACCTTTTCTGCCTCACAAAAAGGATACTTTCCCGTCATTGAGGAAATAGATCTTTCCACAGAAACAGGTTTCAGGAATATCAGGAAAAATATTTATTTGCAGCCTTTGAAGGGCGGGCAACAGATCAGGCTGAGCAACACCCTGTTCTCCCAGAGCAGCTCGGAAGTAACCCCGACAACTTTCAAGGAACTGGATAAAATTGTGACCACCATGGCGACCTACCCCAACATGGAAATACTGCTGGAAGGACACACCGATAACGTTGGTGAAATTCAAAAAAACATTCAGCTTTCGGAAGACCGGGTTAACGAGGTAAAAAAATATCTTATTTCAAAAGGAATAGATGCCAGCCGGATCCAGACCAAGGCTTGGGGCCCTTCCAAACCCATAGCCAGTAACCTTACTGAGGTGAGCCGGCAAAAAAACCGGCGGGTTGAGTTTACAATTCTTAAAATCTAA
- a CDS encoding glycosyltransferase family 39 protein, which translates to MTQNKSKESLFTWIIFAIILTAGLFLRLHRLDTYSIFFDEKSTMVISQGIVLEGANQKEVFSTLKVTVPEFWKAPALDYRPPQVLRSFTYKETFIPRAFTPAEFWSPKSLADYYEAMNRSDIGNSPFYYLLLHYWMEIFGLSDYSARSLSVLFSVLIIGMTYLFARRFFSVKIGLIASAIVAIEPFFIAYSHQARNYSLTFFLTLLATYFFLLIVESKPGKTRAGLLYLGYILAAGLSLLSHFLVITVLMAHGLYALFFLRNLKTWVRLALAAPVALAGVTWWLMFGGGQYTLYTLSYQADLYRRMAETRPYDNPFGALPATFKNVYKKSLPLFSDLVLFTNGLAEVTQGKKNMLIAIFTGFLLILLYRYTERAQSRWLPGVHVTIKRLIPVALILLSLVVYNNHKIQFGILSVSIFALSFIPDIHRRADTMGRKRLWLLYIMALVPVLFLILMAIKNGHTFGIQQRYSGFSFPYVIIILSLLLVYYTKLRLEYAAMIYVFMAMQLYFVSLRLVEFYQDRSVKYGYFAEPRVSNPYYRAADQIKQIYQKGDTIYYPAPSMMILSEMDRTFLPYSIQDAQLTNLYLPKNADYVQVMDTTQAESILLKRKIQQDTLVIMRLKGLRYGSE; encoded by the coding sequence ATGACTCAAAATAAATCAAAGGAATCACTTTTCACCTGGATCATTTTTGCAATCATTCTTACGGCAGGCCTTTTCCTACGGCTCCATCGGTTGGATACATATAGTATCTTTTTTGATGAAAAAAGTACGATGGTCATCAGCCAGGGAATTGTGCTGGAAGGTGCTAATCAGAAAGAGGTATTCTCCACGCTGAAAGTTACTGTGCCCGAGTTCTGGAAAGCACCTGCGCTTGACTATCGGCCGCCGCAGGTATTACGGTCATTTACGTACAAGGAAACTTTTATACCCAGGGCCTTTACACCCGCGGAATTTTGGTCACCGAAATCGCTGGCAGATTATTACGAAGCCATGAACCGCAGCGACATAGGAAACAGCCCCTTCTATTACCTGCTACTACATTACTGGATGGAGATTTTCGGTTTGTCTGATTACTCAGCCCGCTCGCTTTCCGTACTTTTCAGTGTGCTGATCATCGGAATGACCTATTTGTTCGCCCGGCGTTTCTTCTCGGTCAAAATCGGGCTGATTGCCTCGGCCATTGTAGCTATTGAACCGTTTTTCATTGCATACAGCCACCAGGCACGCAACTACTCGCTTACTTTTTTCCTGACCCTGCTCGCCACCTATTTCTTTCTGTTGATTGTTGAGAGCAAGCCCGGAAAAACCAGGGCTGGTCTGCTATATCTGGGGTATATACTGGCGGCGGGGCTGAGCCTGTTATCCCACTTTCTGGTTATAACGGTACTCATGGCCCATGGTTTGTATGCCTTGTTCTTCTTGAGAAATCTCAAAACCTGGGTCCGGCTTGCATTGGCTGCACCTGTGGCTTTGGCCGGTGTTACCTGGTGGCTGATGTTCGGGGGAGGCCAATATACCTTATACACCCTCAGTTACCAGGCCGACCTCTACCGGAGAATGGCCGAAACCAGGCCGTATGATAATCCGTTTGGTGCGCTTCCGGCAACATTTAAAAACGTTTACAAAAAATCACTTCCGCTGTTTTCTGATCTTGTACTGTTTACCAATGGTTTGGCGGAGGTTACGCAAGGCAAAAAAAATATGCTGATCGCAATTTTTACCGGTTTCCTGCTGATCCTCCTCTACCGATATACGGAAAGAGCGCAATCCCGATGGCTCCCGGGTGTGCATGTAACTATCAAAAGATTGATCCCCGTCGCCCTGATACTTCTCAGCCTTGTTGTTTATAATAATCACAAGATCCAGTTTGGTATACTTTCGGTTAGCATTTTTGCCCTTTCTTTTATTCCCGACATTCACAGGCGTGCCGATACCATGGGGCGAAAACGGTTGTGGCTGTTGTATATCATGGCACTCGTCCCGGTGTTGTTCCTGATTCTGATGGCCATTAAAAATGGACATACTTTTGGGATACAGCAAAGATACTCCGGTTTCTCCTTCCCTTATGTCATCATCATTTTAAGCCTGCTGCTTGTATATTACACCAAACTCAGGCTGGAGTACGCGGCCATGATTTATGTATTTATGGCGATGCAGCTTTACTTTGTTTCACTGCGCCTTGTTGAATTTTACCAGGACCGCTCTGTGAAGTACGGATACTTTGCCGAACCCCGCGTGTCCAATCCATATTATCGCGCGGCAGATCAGATTAAGCAGATTTATCAGAAGGGGGATACCATTTATTATCCGGCTCCCAGCATGATGATCCTGTCAGAAATGGACCGCACTTTCTTACCCTATTCCATTCAGGATGCGCAACTTACCAACCTTTACCTGCCCAAAAATGCGGACTATGTTCAGGTGATGGATACCACACAGGCAGAAAGCATTCTGTTAAAAAGAAAAATTCAGCAGGACACTCTGGTTATCATGCGCTTAAAGGGGCTCAGATACGGGTCAGAATAA
- a CDS encoding transketolase — MTVEEITNDPRQISGELRLKILGLYHQANAGHIGCSLSCIDLMIGVLFLNKDTNDTFILSKGHAAAALYACLNTLGEITDEELATFYLDGTTLPAHPAPRQYKGIPFATGSLGHGLPIATGIAHAAKVSGEDSISFALLSDGETNEGTTWEAANYAIANQLDNLIMIIDKNGLQGFGFTDKVLGETAAIEKWNAIGFETVAVDGHDILEVSRTIKELKSHKNGLPKAIIADTVKGKGVSYMENKLEWHYLPMNQDQYAQAILEVKERYLNEFTNA, encoded by the coding sequence ATGACCGTAGAAGAAATCACAAACGATCCCAGACAAATAAGCGGTGAGCTGCGGCTTAAAATCCTTGGCCTGTACCATCAGGCGAATGCAGGCCATATCGGGTGTTCCCTCAGTTGTATCGACCTGATGATCGGCGTATTGTTCCTGAATAAAGATACCAACGATACTTTCATACTTTCCAAGGGACATGCAGCGGCGGCGTTATATGCCTGCCTCAATACGCTCGGGGAAATAACAGACGAAGAACTTGCCACTTTTTATCTGGACGGTACTACGCTGCCCGCCCATCCGGCCCCGCGCCAGTACAAGGGAATTCCTTTTGCAACGGGCTCGCTCGGGCATGGACTGCCCATTGCCACAGGTATAGCCCATGCAGCCAAAGTGTCTGGCGAAGACAGCATATCTTTTGCTTTGCTGTCCGACGGCGAAACAAACGAAGGAACTACCTGGGAAGCAGCGAATTATGCTATTGCCAACCAGTTGGACAACCTGATCATGATCATTGATAAAAATGGCCTTCAGGGATTTGGGTTTACAGATAAAGTACTTGGAGAAACCGCGGCCATTGAAAAATGGAACGCCATCGGTTTTGAAACAGTAGCGGTTGACGGCCACGATATACTCGAAGTGAGCAGAACGATTAAAGAATTAAAGTCTCATAAAAACGGATTACCTAAGGCAATTATCGCAGACACGGTAAAAGGAAAAGGTGTTTCCTACATGGAGAATAAGCTGGAATGGCACTACCTGCCCATGAATCAGGATCAGTATGCACAAGCCATACTGGAAGTAAAAGAACGTTACCTTAACGAATTCACGAATGCTTGA